A portion of the Sulfurimonas hongkongensis genome contains these proteins:
- a CDS encoding histidine phosphatase family protein, with amino-acid sequence MTITLVRHAEVEEKYIGCYNGHIDIGLSSKGYADAKELEKHFKASEFDAIYCSDLKRAKETLKEFIKGDNAIYTKELREKSWGEYEGMSFDEISTNLKYINFKQWTDALGGEPIEEFISRVEKFFFEYLPALKKENVLVVTHSGVIKTFLHLLKGISLEEAFCLCVPYASFVSYDKIVDKKDKNHA; translated from the coding sequence ATGACTATCACTTTAGTTCGCCATGCAGAAGTTGAGGAAAAATATATAGGATGCTATAACGGTCACATAGATATTGGCCTATCTTCCAAAGGTTATGCAGATGCCAAAGAGCTAGAAAAGCACTTTAAGGCGTCTGAGTTTGATGCTATATATTGCTCAGATTTAAAAAGAGCAAAAGAGACTTTAAAAGAGTTTATAAAGGGCGATAATGCCATCTACACTAAAGAGCTAAGAGAGAAGTCATGGGGCGAATATGAAGGCATGAGTTTTGATGAGATTTCTACAAACTTAAAGTATATAAACTTCAAACAGTGGACAGATGCACTTGGTGGCGAACCTATAGAGGAGTTTATCTCAAGAGTTGAAAAGTTTTTTTTCGAGTATCTCCCAGCACTAAAAAAAGAGAATGTTTTAGTAGTTACTCACAGCGGAGTCATAAAAACATTTTTGCATCTACTAAAAGGCATAAGCCTAGAAGAGGCCTTTTGTCTCTGTGTGCCTTACGCATCCTTTGTTTCATATGATAAGATAGTAGATAAAAAAGATAAAAATCATGCTTGA
- a CDS encoding adenosylcobinamide-GDP ribazoletransferase: MKNFFKGFSLAVSMLTSVPFFKVHDFNRGINGYAVLFYPLVGFLLGLILWGAHALLDGHLPDLHLGIIIFTLWVILTGALHLDGLSDTIDGLFVSKEKAIEVMKDPNTGGMGMIFTATFLILKASSLSVFDAFYLLPVVLLLSRFNAVLAIYLFPYISQNGMGTLAKEELKSSQAFMAFIYVALLSIQTLGLFVLSLFVLFVIKSFFVKRYGGFSGDIYGFTIEVTELILLNAILLGIAS; this comes from the coding sequence ATGAAAAACTTTTTTAAAGGTTTCTCCCTTGCTGTCTCAATGCTTACAAGTGTTCCCTTTTTCAAAGTTCACGATTTTAACAGAGGCATCAACGGTTATGCAGTTTTGTTTTACCCTCTTGTTGGTTTTTTACTAGGTCTCATTTTATGGGGCGCTCACGCACTTTTAGATGGACATTTACCAGACTTGCATCTAGGCATCATCATCTTTACTCTTTGGGTTATCCTCACAGGAGCCTTGCATCTAGATGGATTAAGTGACACCATAGATGGGCTTTTTGTCTCAAAAGAAAAAGCCATAGAAGTTATGAAAGATCCAAATACTGGTGGAATGGGTATGATTTTTACTGCTACTTTTTTAATCCTAAAAGCTTCATCTTTATCTGTCTTTGATGCTTTTTATCTTCTGCCTGTAGTTCTTCTTCTTTCTCGTTTTAACGCTGTTTTAGCCATCTATCTTTTTCCCTATATCTCTCAAAATGGCATGGGAACTTTAGCAAAAGAGGAACTAAAAAGCTCTCAAGCCTTCATGGCTTTTATCTATGTAGCACTTCTTAGCATCCAAACGCTTGGTTTGTTTGTTTTAAGTTTGTTTGTTTTGTTTGTTATCAAATCTTTTTTTGTAAAGAGATATGGTGGTTTTAGTGGAGATATCTACGGTTTTACTATAGAAGTAACTGAACTTATCCTACTAAATGCCATCTTACTTGGCATCGCTTCATGA
- a CDS encoding ABC transporter ATP-binding protein → MLEETFKNIDHTDAECESKLKEMIKLDSLSIKYHDKVILDNISLKIDGHLNILGANGSGKSTLARAICGLTQYDGEIYIDGRNIKELSLKQRAKLLTYIPTKLEVYDEFISVEEFVLLSRFTYKDSFFDYSSNDKKIAKNTLEFLNISHLASHPLSSLSSGEAQLVSLASSLVAQSRIIILDEPTANLDPKNAKTIAKHIKGLKEYHQIILITHDLELASYINSPTLFLKDFSASYYEKYDEFYNEARLEELYGTSFDGLAVRYD, encoded by the coding sequence ATGCTTGAAGAGACTTTTAAAAATATAGACCATACTGATGCGGAGTGTGAAAGTAAACTTAAAGAGATGATAAAACTAGACTCACTAAGCATTAAATATCATGATAAAGTTATACTAGATAATATTTCACTTAAAATAGATGGGCATCTAAATATCTTAGGGGCAAATGGTAGTGGAAAAAGTACACTTGCAAGAGCTATTTGTGGGCTTACCCAATATGATGGAGAGATTTATATAGATGGGCGAAACATTAAAGAGTTGTCTCTAAAGCAAAGAGCGAAACTGCTTACTTATATACCTACTAAACTAGAAGTTTATGATGAGTTTATAAGCGTAGAAGAGTTTGTGCTTTTGAGTAGATTTACCTACAAAGACAGTTTTTTTGACTACTCTAGCAATGATAAGAAGATAGCTAAAAACACCCTAGAGTTTTTAAATATCTCACACCTTGCCTCTCACCCTCTTAGCTCTCTTAGTTCTGGTGAAGCACAGCTTGTCTCCTTGGCATCTTCACTTGTAGCACAGAGCAGAATCATTATCCTTGATGAGCCAACTGCAAACCTTGATCCAAAGAATGCAAAAACAATAGCCAAACATATAAAAGGCTTAAAAGAGTATCACCAAATCATCCTAATCACACATGATTTAGAGCTTGCATCTTACATCAACTCGCCAACGCTTTTTTTAAAAGATTTTAGTGCCTCTTACTATGAAAAATATGATGAGTTTTATAATGAGGCTAGACTAGAAGAGCTTTATGGAACCAGCTTTGATGGTTTGGCGGTGCGATATGATTAG